A window of the Caldicellulosiruptoraceae bacterium PP1 genome harbors these coding sequences:
- the pulA gene encoding type I pullulanase, whose translation MKTNFNSRRILATFLLIIFALTLVPIASLADDNKTTLIIHYYRYNEDYQGWNLWIWPTKPNSAEGNAYAFTQKDDFGMVAKVELPGTVTEAGIIVRKGNWEAKDVGVDRFIKNINGTKEVWLIESEQPIYETQPQKTPKQTAYLDGLNTIVVKLAKKADISQKDALQGFSIKAFYDDIKIKKVEPVLPKVTKNVKPEDVGYELIDGGSKVRFILKPNSGDFKFTDTSGKLEVYLSGTMNDWGGTSSSEGKYKPLPNWKLTWNSEKGYYELIKDFGKDGINFGAKFKFTSWDGNEATWYPGGMGNDKVLQELYTGNEKITKVDQFKITTEDELEPQVPYTVSKNGFKSTIAIPRNILDNQKYFYNGNDLGSTYSQNSTSFRLWAPTAINVILRLYDDYKTNKYKEYEMQQSKNGTWFYKIPGNLKGKYYQYEVWLASNSLTDDTIRKNVVPDPYSKATSANSERTLIFDPKDTNPVGWENDSFVKTPNQEDAIIYETHVRDFTIDATSGIRPEFRGKYLGFTQENTKGPNGVKTGISHLKELGITHVHLLPTYDFATVDENKVNSGYNWGYDPVLYQNVEGSYATNPNGIARIKEYKQMVMALHKNGIGIIQDVVFNHTAQIGEASKFSIFDKIVPGYFYRLDKDGNYSNGSGIGNEVASEKPMVRKFIIDTLKYLTSEYHIDGYRFDLMAAIDRITMAQSQKEVREINPSAIFYGEGWLGGASALSPELRMEIGSKNQAGLHIAFFNDRIREAIRGNLDNESKGFMQGNYQNRPQDLKNGIKGAIDEFATDPDETINYVSAHDNLTLWDKLQLSAKNESDEVKDKMGRLANAIVLTTQGIPFLHGGVEFNRTKYMNNNSYNAGDKINKYDWNLKVKWFDTFKYYQGLIELRKAHSAFRLTTAEDINKYLKFIQTPSGTVGYELSYPNDTWNHIIVVYNATKQVKEINLPEGNWVVVGNGDEVGTTPIKKLANYVSSKAFVAPISTFIAYKADKFPDGYKLDKDTKPVSLATASGDNQVKVYGQGDVTVEINVTVPQGTDDDIIYIAGSFAKIDMSDWNPGDADNALELIKVSQGNYKVIIKANDGDVFEYKYTRGSWATVEKGANKEEINNRKIVVKADQNKKMVIDDKIANWADK comes from the coding sequence TTGAAAACAAATTTCAACAGTAGGAGAATTTTAGCAACATTTCTTCTAATCATTTTTGCATTAACTCTTGTACCAATAGCTTCTTTAGCAGACGACAACAAAACCACACTTATAATACACTACTATAGGTACAATGAAGACTACCAAGGTTGGAACTTATGGATATGGCCTACAAAACCAAATTCAGCTGAAGGAAATGCATATGCATTTACACAAAAAGACGACTTTGGTATGGTAGCAAAGGTTGAACTACCAGGAACTGTTACCGAAGCAGGTATTATTGTTAGAAAAGGGAATTGGGAAGCAAAGGATGTAGGTGTTGATCGATTTATAAAAAACATTAATGGAACAAAAGAAGTTTGGCTCATAGAAAGTGAACAACCAATTTATGAAACACAGCCTCAAAAAACACCAAAGCAGACTGCATATTTGGATGGACTAAACACCATAGTTGTAAAATTAGCAAAAAAGGCTGATATATCCCAAAAAGATGCTTTACAAGGTTTTAGCATAAAGGCTTTTTATGATGATATTAAAATAAAAAAGGTAGAACCGGTTTTACCTAAAGTTACAAAGAATGTTAAACCAGAAGATGTTGGTTATGAGTTAATTGATGGCGGTTCAAAGGTTCGATTCATTCTAAAACCAAATTCTGGTGATTTTAAATTTACTGATACTTCAGGAAAGCTTGAAGTCTATTTATCTGGGACAATGAATGACTGGGGCGGCACATCATCATCAGAAGGCAAATATAAGCCCTTACCTAATTGGAAACTTACATGGAATAGCGAAAAAGGTTACTATGAACTTATTAAGGATTTTGGTAAAGACGGGATAAACTTTGGTGCTAAATTTAAGTTTACCTCATGGGATGGGAATGAAGCAACTTGGTACCCTGGCGGTATGGGCAATGATAAAGTACTTCAGGAATTATATACAGGTAATGAAAAAATAACAAAGGTAGATCAGTTTAAAATAACAACAGAAGATGAACTTGAACCACAAGTTCCATATACAGTATCAAAAAATGGATTTAAATCAACTATTGCTATACCAAGAAACATTTTGGACAATCAAAAATACTTCTACAATGGTAATGACCTTGGTTCAACATATTCACAAAATAGCACCAGTTTTAGATTGTGGGCACCTACAGCAATCAATGTTATATTAAGGCTTTATGATGATTATAAAACTAATAAATATAAAGAATATGAAATGCAGCAGTCTAAAAACGGTACATGGTTTTATAAAATACCTGGAAACCTAAAAGGAAAATATTATCAGTATGAAGTATGGCTGGCATCAAACTCCCTAACAGATGACACAATTAGAAAAAATGTTGTTCCAGACCCGTACTCAAAAGCTACATCAGCAAATAGCGAAAGAACATTAATATTTGATCCAAAAGATACAAATCCAGTTGGCTGGGAAAATGATTCTTTTGTTAAAACACCTAATCAAGAAGATGCTATAATTTATGAGACACATGTCAGAGATTTTACAATTGATGCAACAAGTGGTATAAGACCTGAATTTAGAGGTAAATATCTTGGATTTACTCAAGAAAATACAAAAGGACCTAATGGGGTAAAAACAGGTATTAGTCACTTAAAAGAGTTAGGGATTACTCATGTTCATTTACTACCAACATATGATTTTGCGACAGTTGATGAAAATAAAGTTAATAGTGGTTACAATTGGGGTTATGATCCTGTTTTATATCAAAATGTTGAAGGCTCATACGCAACAAATCCTAATGGTATTGCAAGAATTAAAGAATATAAACAAATGGTAATGGCACTCCATAAAAATGGTATTGGTATTATACAAGATGTTGTTTTTAACCATACAGCCCAGATTGGAGAAGCATCTAAGTTTTCAATATTTGATAAAATTGTACCAGGTTATTTCTATAGACTTGATAAAGACGGAAATTATTCAAATGGTTCAGGTATTGGAAATGAAGTTGCAAGCGAAAAACCAATGGTTAGAAAGTTTATAATTGATACACTAAAATATCTAACAAGTGAATATCATATTGATGGTTACAGATTTGATTTGATGGCGGCAATTGATAGAATTACTATGGCACAATCACAAAAAGAAGTAAGGGAAATAAATCCATCAGCAATTTTCTATGGTGAAGGCTGGCTAGGAGGAGCATCAGCATTATCTCCTGAACTGAGAATGGAAATAGGCTCAAAAAATCAAGCAGGGCTTCATATAGCTTTCTTCAATGACAGAATTAGAGAGGCAATAAGAGGTAATCTAGATAATGAATCCAAAGGATTTATGCAAGGTAATTATCAAAATAGACCGCAAGATTTAAAAAATGGAATTAAAGGTGCAATAGATGAGTTTGCAACTGATCCAGACGAAACAATAAATTATGTATCGGCACATGATAATTTGACTCTCTGGGATAAACTTCAACTTAGTGCTAAAAATGAAAGTGATGAAGTAAAAGACAAAATGGGTAGGCTTGCAAATGCAATTGTTCTCACCACGCAAGGTATACCATTCTTACATGGTGGAGTTGAGTTTAACAGAACAAAATATATGAACAATAATTCATATAATGCTGGGGATAAAATTAATAAGTATGATTGGAATCTAAAGGTAAAATGGTTTGATACATTTAAATACTATCAAGGACTTATTGAACTTAGAAAAGCTCATAGTGCATTTAGATTAACAACAGCAGAGGATATAAATAAATACTTGAAGTTTATACAAACACCATCTGGAACTGTTGGGTATGAATTAAGCTATCCAAATGATACTTGGAATCACATTATTGTTGTTTATAATGCGACAAAACAGGTAAAAGAGATTAATCTTCCTGAAGGCAATTGGGTTGTAGTTGGCAATGGTGATGAAGTTGGAACAACACCAATTAAAAAATTAGCAAATTATGTTTCATCTAAAGCATTTGTTGCACCAATTAGTACATTTATAGCATATAAAGCTGATAAATTTCCAGATGGATACAAATTAGATAAAGATACAAAGCCAGTCTCATTAGCTACAGCATCAGGAGATAATCAAGTTAAAGTATACGGTCAAGGTGATGTTACAGTTGAAATTAATGTAACAGTACCACAAGGAACAGATGATGATATTATTTATATAGCAGGCTCATTTGCAAAAATTGACATGAGCGATTGGAATCCAGGTGATGCAGACAATGCTTTAGAATTAATAAAGGTATCACAAGGTAATTACAAAGTTATCATTAAAGCAAATGATGGAGATGTTTTTGAATATAAATATACTAGAGGTTCATGGGCAACAGTTGAAAAAGGAGCAAATAAAGAAGAAATTAATAATAGAAAAATAGTTGTTAAAGCAGATCAAAATAAAAAGATGGTAATTGATGACAAAATTGCAAACTGGGCTGATAAATAA
- a CDS encoding S-layer homology domain-containing protein yields MKKLSLRKFIAFFTLLIFTISIFNFSFFEKAKAQDTVKIVGNWADAGSWNFNNSTIVLNESITPGLYYGEYTFTTAGTYEFKAMINGSTWCTGAPKVGGDNTNIPITVSNNQTVKFWFFKNSQLVIDSIHFPNGPADFTGTHAIKFVGLNNEWNPDDGKYQFSPVLNAAYTYIFDNTNNDNTGNEFKIVVGGFGNLSWAWNASGDNGVINFKDGGGNVNIPALKENGNLLKTKFYLDLLHGWLFTDKDLEVVPTNFTNNGTVFNGANLQISAPFNTPNANQITKTIEYEVLDNQGNILVNRTAYTGGILVDNSWIDKNIVVNIITTIGSIQKVTTYNLTVKNIPTDILVQALDNCIYSTDVNSLVTFANGESKDSVRNNFTVVTNQVYSFIYDGQNINLNISLNWQSNNTNVININGSNASVTRPDNDTTVTLNVYAQYGQILSTNSKNIDINVIKKSNILGVEGGIPVTFKVTLPQNTPLNSDVYIAGDFGTNKLPTWNPSGIKLNNIGDYTREITLYLTSGTTIQYKYTRGDWGKVEKSSTGAEIANRTLKVGNSATTQNDTIASFADLGPTSPSVTFVKPNPVTVLLNGQKSIVYGDIVKLFPSEKENKITIDTTTVSKIDNDKSNKVVVFNKISENQTPAVTIEKKAIELLNNKDVKQLELQIGKTTVTIDTYKLQSDKDISMSLNYDANLKNLESKYILKGLDVKVTKKLNIDIRADNQTIDLNGIYISTDIPSDAIDNVVYYLDNGNLIPVKDFIKQENKIIFRANKSGQYVIAKIQKQFNDYDIDSNQEDIFTLIQLGIITGDAQNNINLDSNIKRSELAALIARAYNLSPITFQGYFKDVEPNAWYRGYVEALKNASILDGYNGNFKPNDNITKEQLAKIIVQMAKHLNIDLDKSDATINDIDKVSNWAKEYVKLAVSEGLIKLSDNNINPTSYATRYEVFNAIYNLLQKKNSTLESYIGSDVKLVPGDPTGIPVEFIVKVPQNTPDNEKIIIAGTFANLGYTDWNPGDSELALTKIDNQTYSITIYMKEGTQIQYKYVRGDWSKVEKDKNGNEISNRVITVKNDGSGKMTINDEVQKWADK; encoded by the coding sequence ATGAAAAAATTATCTTTAAGAAAATTTATAGCTTTTTTCACCTTGCTTATCTTTACAATATCAATTTTCAATTTTAGCTTTTTTGAAAAAGCAAAGGCTCAAGATACTGTAAAAATAGTAGGTAACTGGGCTGATGCTGGTTCATGGAACTTTAATAATTCTACAATAGTGTTAAATGAATCTATAACACCTGGACTTTATTATGGTGAATATACATTCACTACTGCAGGGACATATGAGTTCAAAGCAATGATAAATGGAAGTACATGGTGTACAGGTGCACCTAAGGTTGGTGGTGATAATACAAATATACCTATTACAGTAAGCAATAATCAGACAGTTAAATTCTGGTTTTTTAAAAATTCACAATTAGTAATAGATAGTATCCATTTTCCTAATGGACCAGCAGATTTTACAGGGACACATGCAATCAAGTTTGTTGGATTAAATAATGAGTGGAATCCTGATGATGGTAAGTATCAGTTTTCACCTGTCTTAAATGCTGCATATACTTATATTTTTGATAATACTAATAATGATAATACTGGTAATGAATTTAAAATAGTAGTTGGTGGGTTTGGTAATCTTTCTTGGGCGTGGAATGCTTCAGGAGATAATGGTGTAATCAATTTCAAAGATGGTGGAGGAAACGTTAATATACCAGCATTAAAAGAAAACGGTAATCTTTTAAAAACTAAATTTTATTTGGACTTGTTACATGGCTGGTTATTTACAGATAAAGATTTAGAAGTTGTACCAACTAATTTCACTAATAATGGAACTGTCTTTAATGGAGCTAATTTGCAAATATCAGCACCATTTAACACTCCAAATGCAAATCAGATAACTAAGACAATTGAATATGAAGTTTTGGATAATCAAGGTAATATTTTAGTTAATAGAACTGCATATACTGGAGGTATTTTAGTAGATAATAGCTGGATTGATAAAAATATTGTTGTTAACATAATAACAACAATTGGAAGCATCCAAAAAGTTACAACATATAATCTTACAGTGAAAAATATACCCACAGATATATTAGTGCAGGCTTTAGATAACTGTATCTATTCAACAGATGTAAATAGCCTTGTTACTTTTGCAAATGGTGAAAGTAAGGATTCTGTAAGAAACAATTTTACAGTTGTTACAAATCAGGTATATAGTTTTATTTATGATGGTCAAAATATAAATCTAAATATTTCACTCAATTGGCAGTCAAATAATACAAATGTTATTAATATAAATGGTTCAAATGCAAGTGTAACCAGACCAGATAATGATACAACAGTAACGCTAAACGTTTATGCACAATATGGTCAAATTCTATCAACAAATTCAAAAAATATTGATATAAATGTTATAAAGAAATCAAATATACTTGGCGTTGAAGGCGGCATTCCAGTTACCTTTAAAGTAACACTTCCCCAAAATACACCACTTAATTCTGATGTTTATATAGCAGGAGATTTTGGAACAAATAAACTTCCTACTTGGAATCCAAGTGGTATTAAGCTAAACAATATAGGTGATTATACAAGAGAGATAACATTATATTTAACATCTGGGACAACAATTCAGTACAAGTATACAAGAGGAGACTGGGGCAAGGTTGAAAAAAGTTCTACTGGTGCTGAAATTGCAAATAGGACATTAAAAGTTGGTAATTCAGCAACCACTCAAAATGATACAATAGCTTCTTTTGCAGACTTAGGGCCAACATCACCTTCAGTAACATTTGTAAAACCTAACCCTGTAACAGTTTTATTAAATGGACAGAAGAGCATTGTATATGGAGATATAGTTAAGTTATTTCCATCAGAAAAAGAAAATAAAATCACAATAGATACAACCACAGTGTCAAAGATTGATAATGATAAAAGTAATAAAGTTGTAGTATTTAATAAGATTTCTGAGAATCAAACACCAGCAGTAACAATTGAAAAAAAAGCTATTGAATTACTTAATAATAAAGATGTAAAACAACTTGAATTACAAATTGGTAAAACAACTGTTACAATAGATACTTATAAGTTACAGTCTGATAAAGACATTAGTATGTCCTTAAATTATGATGCAAATTTAAAAAATTTAGAGTCAAAATATATTCTAAAAGGATTAGATGTAAAGGTAACTAAAAAGCTCAATATTGATATTCGTGCTGATAATCAAACAATTGACCTAAATGGCATATATATATCTACGGATATACCCTCAGATGCTATAGATAATGTTGTTTACTATTTAGATAATGGTAATTTAATACCAGTTAAAGATTTTATCAAACAAGAAAATAAAATTATTTTTAGAGCAAATAAAAGTGGCCAGTATGTGATAGCTAAAATTCAAAAACAGTTTAACGACTATGATATTGACTCAAACCAAGAAGACATATTTACATTAATCCAACTTGGTATTATAACAGGTGATGCTCAAAATAACATAAATCTTGATTCTAACATAAAAAGAAGTGAATTAGCAGCTTTAATAGCTCGTGCATATAATCTATCACCTATAACCTTCCAAGGGTATTTTAAAGATGTAGAACCAAATGCTTGGTACAGAGGATATGTTGAAGCACTTAAAAATGCAAGTATTCTTGACGGATACAATGGGAATTTTAAACCTAATGACAATATAACAAAAGAACAACTAGCAAAGATTATTGTTCAAATGGCTAAACACCTAAATATTGATTTGGATAAAAGTGATGCAACAATAAATGACATTGACAAAGTATCAAATTGGGCAAAAGAGTATGTCAAATTAGCAGTTTCTGAAGGGTTAATTAAGCTTTCTGATAATAACATCAATCCTACATCTTATGCAACAAGATATGAGGTATTTAATGCAATATATAATTTATTGCAGAAAAAGAATTCTACTTTAGAAAGCTATATAGGTAGTGATGTAAAACTTGTTCCAGGTGATCCAACAGGTATACCAGTCGAATTTATTGTTAAAGTTCCACAAAATACTCCTGATAATGAAAAAATTATTATAGCAGGAACATTTGCAAATTTAGGTTATACCGATTGGAATCCAGGAGATAGCGAATTAGCTTTAACAAAAATAGATAATCAAACATATTCGATTACTATTTATATGAAGGAAGGAACTCAAATTCAATATAAATATGTTCGTGGAGATTGGTCTAAAGTTGAAAAAGATAAAAATGGTAATGAAATATCAAATAGAGTTATTACTGTGAAAAATGATGGAAGCGGAAAGATGACCATCAATGATGAAGTTCAAAAATGGGCTGATAAATAA
- a CDS encoding response regulator transcription factor, with protein sequence MSYQILTDREREIVKLIAEGNTNKQIAFFLKISEHTVKTHIKNIMLKTKSENRSQITSYYYKNMNAE encoded by the coding sequence ATGAGTTACCAAATTTTGACCGATAGAGAAAGAGAGATTGTAAAATTAATAGCTGAAGGCAATACTAATAAACAAATTGCATTTTTTTTAAAAATAAGTGAGCATACTGTTAAAACACACATAAAAAATATTATGCTTAAAACAAAATCAGAAAACAGAAGTCAAATAACAAGTTACTATTATAAAAATATGAATGCTGAATAA
- a CDS encoding alpha-amylase domain-containing protein: MKGLRKNIAFVVLVVFLLATIANAGVMMQGFYWDVPAGGNWWNTVASKASELKSMAGGYGINRIWFPPASKGQGGGYSMGYDPHDYYDLGQYYQDGTTETRFGSQSELKSAISAYKNLGVSVTADIVLNHRSGGASEYNPKLGYNTWTNFTNTASGKAQWNWDSFHPNDYCQADEGTFAGFPDVCYSAGSAYNDMKTWMSWLKNSTNAGFDSWRYDYVKGFGPWVVKDFNAATSPTFSVGEYWDSNTSTLDWWTSQSGASAFDFALYYTLKDICNNTSGGGYLPNVFDYSKSYAAKNPFKAVTFVANHDTDEIVSDKMMAYAFILTYQGYPTIFWKDYYDYGLATGGGAAPTQWGNGIKQLVWVREKLGGGSPNIEILKSNDGDVIIYGSKGYSTSSPGYIVVINDNPTSWKGAWVQTANSYLKNKTLKAYAFSSTVSGQNYQPQSKYCDSNGWVEVWAPPRGYAVYSVDGL; encoded by the coding sequence ATGAAAGGCTTAAGGAAAAATATTGCATTTGTTGTTTTGGTAGTATTTTTATTAGCTACCATTGCTAATGCTGGTGTCATGATGCAAGGATTTTATTGGGATGTTCCGGCAGGCGGGAATTGGTGGAATACAGTTGCTTCAAAAGCATCAGAACTAAAAAGTATGGCAGGGGGATATGGTATAAATAGAATTTGGTTTCCACCTGCTTCTAAAGGGCAAGGAGGAGGCTACTCTATGGGGTATGATCCTCATGACTACTACGATTTAGGACAATATTATCAAGATGGAACAACTGAAACAAGATTTGGCTCTCAATCAGAACTAAAATCAGCTATTTCAGCTTACAAAAATTTAGGAGTATCTGTAACAGCAGATATTGTGCTTAATCATCGTTCTGGTGGTGCAAGTGAGTATAACCCTAAATTAGGCTACAACACCTGGACAAATTTTACAAATACAGCCAGTGGTAAAGCACAATGGAATTGGGATTCTTTTCACCCTAATGATTACTGCCAAGCTGATGAAGGAACTTTTGCTGGTTTCCCTGATGTTTGTTATTCAGCAGGTTCAGCATACAATGATATGAAAACATGGATGAGCTGGCTTAAAAATTCAACAAATGCTGGATTTGATAGCTGGAGATACGATTATGTAAAAGGATTTGGGCCATGGGTTGTAAAAGATTTTAATGCAGCTACAAGCCCAACATTTAGTGTTGGAGAATATTGGGATTCAAATACTTCTACATTAGATTGGTGGACAAGTCAAAGTGGTGCTTCAGCATTTGATTTTGCTCTTTATTATACGTTAAAGGACATTTGTAATAACACAAGTGGTGGTGGATATTTACCAAATGTTTTTGATTATTCAAAAAGTTATGCCGCAAAAAATCCTTTTAAAGCAGTTACTTTTGTGGCAAACCATGATACTGATGAAATTGTAAGTGACAAAATGATGGCTTATGCATTTATACTAACTTACCAAGGATATCCAACTATATTTTGGAAAGACTATTATGATTATGGACTTGCAACAGGTGGTGGAGCTGCACCTACACAATGGGGCAATGGAATTAAGCAACTTGTTTGGGTAAGAGAAAAATTAGGTGGTGGTAGTCCAAACATTGAAATACTTAAAAGCAATGATGGAGATGTAATTATTTATGGTAGTAAAGGTTATTCAACATCTAGTCCTGGTTACATTGTTGTAATAAATGATAACCCAACGTCATGGAAAGGTGCTTGGGTACAGACAGCAAATAGCTACCTTAAGAATAAAACACTTAAAGCATATGCTTTTTCTTCAACTGTTAGTGGTCAAAATTATCAACCACAGAGTAAATATTGTGATAGCAATGGTTGGGTTGAAGTTTGGGCACCTCCTAGAGGATATGCTGTATATTCAGTTGATGGATTATAA